The proteins below come from a single Salvelinus fontinalis isolate EN_2023a chromosome 1, ASM2944872v1, whole genome shotgun sequence genomic window:
- the LOC129860743 gene encoding chromobox protein homolog 2-like isoform X2, with translation MHNSWEPEENILDPRLMAAFHKREQERELLFGKRGKRPRGRPRKILEPEPTETKSDRSSSSSSSGLSSSPSASSSEEEDEDHGKKAKPGPRRRNLNHQPVLQTRPHIVVANQEPIRKKRGRKPLLPELRALRQANTRPPLPPPPLSRHHQVLRPPREPPKEEPRGGVKKPLQPASFTYTSLSASRGSRDETAPQRAAGGAFFQAGASKPGPLNSIWSGRSMSTITPSSPSSSSSLSRPPPPHSKGLSDLKRSLSVSDAGNSSGRAEGLKVASSVKPGVSTSTSLGLHSSKTSSGFGGSPAACSPAQRSPAGQRRQQEGPGSQAVVVVQQQGAKPSSSPPLSARDRISQALSLRALNLQSVNKRAPGNGLQGYGTSGTTGVAVSRSSLRSGASQAGKGAGGSIKEMHTSSGLDQSLASGGLGAGVLRSGSIPQAREERGERGKTTGAETEREMDSKGPRGVGSGNGRLERGGSAQGGMSSAGGGGSSAAREEDRRSEQSLNERNSRSIENSRTLNELSTGDSDDTSSSESEEPDSSPYPNNNGPRLVSMETEMETDWRPALSLLEHVFVTDVTANFVTVTVKESPTSVGFFNVRNP, from the exons AT GCATAACAGTTGGGAGCCAGAAGAGAATATTCTGGACCCCAGATTAATGGCTGCCTTCCACAAGAG agagcaagagagggagctACTGTTCGGTAAGAGAGGGAAGAGGCCAAGGGGGCGCCCACGGAAAATTCTG GAACCAGAGCCAACTGAAACCAAATCCGACcggtcctcctcatcctcttcatccggcctgtcctcctctccctctgcctcttcctcaGAAGAGGAAGATGAAGACCACGGGAAGAAGGCCAAACCAGGTCCTCGGCGCCGCAACCTCAACCACCAGCCTGTCCTCCAGACGAGGCCCCATATTGTGGTGGCCAATCAGGAGCCCATCCGGAAAAAGCGCGGGAGGAAACCGCTGCTCCCCGAGCTGAGGGCTTTGAGACAGGCAAATACCCGGCcgcccctgcctccccctcctctttctcgcCACCACCAGGTCCTCAGGCCCCCCCGTGAGCCCCCCAAAGAGGAACCTCGAGGGGGGGTGAAGAAGCCTCTACAGCCGGCCAGTTTCACCTACACCAGCCTGAGCGCCAGCCGGGGCTCCAGAGATGAGACGGCACCCCAACGGGCTGCTGGAGGGGCCTTCTTCCAGGCAGGGGCCTCCAAACCTGGGCCGCTGAACTCCATATGGTCGGGTCGCTCCATGTCGAccatcaccccctcctctccatcctcctcttcttctctcagcAGACCTCCCCCACCTCACAGTAAGGGATTGTCAGATCTGAAgcgctccctctccgtctccgaCGCCGGCAACAGCAGTGGCCGAGCAGAAGGGCTTAAGGTGGCGTCCTCTGTAAAACCAGGGGTGTCTACATCAACATCACTTGGTCTCCACAGCTCCAAGACCTCCAGCGGGTTCGGTGGCTCTCCGGCGGCTTGTAGCCCAGCTCAACGCTCCCCAGCTGGGCAGAGGAGGCAGCAGGAGGGCCCTGGAAGTCAGGCGGTGGTGGTGGTTCAGCAGCAGGGAGCcaagccctcctcctctccacctctctcggCTAGAGACCGCATCAGTCAGGCCCTCAGCCTCCGAGCTCTCAACCTGCAGAGCGTCAACAAACGGGCGCCCGGCAATGGTCTCCAGGGATACGGAACCTCCGGCACCACTGGAGTTGCAGTTTCAAGGTCGAGCCTGAGAAGCGGTGCCAGCCAGgcaggaaaaggagcaggaggaAGCATTAAAGAGATGCACACATCGTCTGGGCTAGACCAGAGCCTGGCGTCCGGAGGGTTAGGGGCAGGGGTGCTGCGCTCTGGAAGCATTCCACaagccagagaggagaggggggagagagggaagaccaCAGGggcagagactgagagagagatggacagcaaAGGGCCAAGGGGTGTAGGGAGCGGTAATGGAAgattggagagaggggggagtgcaCAGGGAGGTATGTCGTCGGCCGGGGGAGGTGGATCAAGCGCGgctagagaggaggacaggaggtcagAACAGAGCCTTAACGAGCGGAACTCCCGGAGCATCGAGAACTCTCGGACCCTTAACGAGCTCAGCACAGGTGACTCAGATGACACCAGCAGCAGCGAATCAGAAGAGCCCGACTCCTCCCCTTATCCCAACAACAACGGGCCCCGCCTGGTCTCTATGGAGACGGAAATGGAGACGGACTGGCGGCCGGCACTTAGCCTTCTAGAACACGTGTTTGTCACGGACGTCACCGCCAACTTCGTCACAGTAACAGTGAAGGAGTCCCCAACCAGTGTTGGGTTCTTCAACGTCCGCAATCCCTAA
- the LOC129860743 gene encoding chromobox protein homolog 2-like isoform X1, producing the protein MEGVTVGQVFDAECILNKRPRKGKFEYLVKWRGWSSKHNSWEPEENILDPRLMAAFHKREQERELLFGKRGKRPRGRPRKILEPEPTETKSDRSSSSSSSGLSSSPSASSSEEEDEDHGKKAKPGPRRRNLNHQPVLQTRPHIVVANQEPIRKKRGRKPLLPELRALRQANTRPPLPPPPLSRHHQVLRPPREPPKEEPRGGVKKPLQPASFTYTSLSASRGSRDETAPQRAAGGAFFQAGASKPGPLNSIWSGRSMSTITPSSPSSSSSLSRPPPPHSKGLSDLKRSLSVSDAGNSSGRAEGLKVASSVKPGVSTSTSLGLHSSKTSSGFGGSPAACSPAQRSPAGQRRQQEGPGSQAVVVVQQQGAKPSSSPPLSARDRISQALSLRALNLQSVNKRAPGNGLQGYGTSGTTGVAVSRSSLRSGASQAGKGAGGSIKEMHTSSGLDQSLASGGLGAGVLRSGSIPQAREERGERGKTTGAETEREMDSKGPRGVGSGNGRLERGGSAQGGMSSAGGGGSSAAREEDRRSEQSLNERNSRSIENSRTLNELSTGDSDDTSSSESEEPDSSPYPNNNGPRLVSMETEMETDWRPALSLLEHVFVTDVTANFVTVTVKESPTSVGFFNVRNP; encoded by the exons ATGGAGGGGGTAACTGTAGGGCAGGTATTTGACGCCGAATGCATCCTCAACAAACGCCCAAGAAAG GGGAAGTTTGAGTATTTGGTGAAGTGGAGAGGGTGGTCGTCCAA GCATAACAGTTGGGAGCCAGAAGAGAATATTCTGGACCCCAGATTAATGGCTGCCTTCCACAAGAG agagcaagagagggagctACTGTTCGGTAAGAGAGGGAAGAGGCCAAGGGGGCGCCCACGGAAAATTCTG GAACCAGAGCCAACTGAAACCAAATCCGACcggtcctcctcatcctcttcatccggcctgtcctcctctccctctgcctcttcctcaGAAGAGGAAGATGAAGACCACGGGAAGAAGGCCAAACCAGGTCCTCGGCGCCGCAACCTCAACCACCAGCCTGTCCTCCAGACGAGGCCCCATATTGTGGTGGCCAATCAGGAGCCCATCCGGAAAAAGCGCGGGAGGAAACCGCTGCTCCCCGAGCTGAGGGCTTTGAGACAGGCAAATACCCGGCcgcccctgcctccccctcctctttctcgcCACCACCAGGTCCTCAGGCCCCCCCGTGAGCCCCCCAAAGAGGAACCTCGAGGGGGGGTGAAGAAGCCTCTACAGCCGGCCAGTTTCACCTACACCAGCCTGAGCGCCAGCCGGGGCTCCAGAGATGAGACGGCACCCCAACGGGCTGCTGGAGGGGCCTTCTTCCAGGCAGGGGCCTCCAAACCTGGGCCGCTGAACTCCATATGGTCGGGTCGCTCCATGTCGAccatcaccccctcctctccatcctcctcttcttctctcagcAGACCTCCCCCACCTCACAGTAAGGGATTGTCAGATCTGAAgcgctccctctccgtctccgaCGCCGGCAACAGCAGTGGCCGAGCAGAAGGGCTTAAGGTGGCGTCCTCTGTAAAACCAGGGGTGTCTACATCAACATCACTTGGTCTCCACAGCTCCAAGACCTCCAGCGGGTTCGGTGGCTCTCCGGCGGCTTGTAGCCCAGCTCAACGCTCCCCAGCTGGGCAGAGGAGGCAGCAGGAGGGCCCTGGAAGTCAGGCGGTGGTGGTGGTTCAGCAGCAGGGAGCcaagccctcctcctctccacctctctcggCTAGAGACCGCATCAGTCAGGCCCTCAGCCTCCGAGCTCTCAACCTGCAGAGCGTCAACAAACGGGCGCCCGGCAATGGTCTCCAGGGATACGGAACCTCCGGCACCACTGGAGTTGCAGTTTCAAGGTCGAGCCTGAGAAGCGGTGCCAGCCAGgcaggaaaaggagcaggaggaAGCATTAAAGAGATGCACACATCGTCTGGGCTAGACCAGAGCCTGGCGTCCGGAGGGTTAGGGGCAGGGGTGCTGCGCTCTGGAAGCATTCCACaagccagagaggagaggggggagagagggaagaccaCAGGggcagagactgagagagagatggacagcaaAGGGCCAAGGGGTGTAGGGAGCGGTAATGGAAgattggagagaggggggagtgcaCAGGGAGGTATGTCGTCGGCCGGGGGAGGTGGATCAAGCGCGgctagagaggaggacaggaggtcagAACAGAGCCTTAACGAGCGGAACTCCCGGAGCATCGAGAACTCTCGGACCCTTAACGAGCTCAGCACAGGTGACTCAGATGACACCAGCAGCAGCGAATCAGAAGAGCCCGACTCCTCCCCTTATCCCAACAACAACGGGCCCCGCCTGGTCTCTATGGAGACGGAAATGGAGACGGACTGGCGGCCGGCACTTAGCCTTCTAGAACACGTGTTTGTCACGGACGTCACCGCCAACTTCGTCACAGTAACAGTGAAGGAGTCCCCAACCAGTGTTGGGTTCTTCAACGTCCGCAATCCCTAA